A stretch of the Pirellulales bacterium genome encodes the following:
- a CDS encoding DUF1207 domain-containing protein, translating into MFESRAHSPRAALLIVVVMTALARTAPAQDLFRLPSADQVARRQEVVPPGAAVPSAPPAVNFPPSPSSIISGGAPSSPAPAGSTAPGAAVPNGVSPFAGAAGLEESVALGEAPQRPPSQGEIGLAWGPSSTLPWSWQWLPTGLMYRSYLAGVKEPRLGTAWLSDSAMGPHHDTRLNTPFVGTVWDSTLGARVGILRYGTPNAYRPEGFQVDLTGSAQPRLNPYGASTPLLSCDYTVGLPVTYARGKWQYKTGYNHLSSHMGDELMINNPAFIAQRINYVRDSVMLGIGCYVTDSLRVFGEFDYAFGAEDGARPVELQWGVDYSPAKPGGAPFFAVYGDQRQELGYGGFFVVQAGWQWRGGLALSTFRIGMQYINGKSSQWEFYNVFEQRIGWGIWYDF; encoded by the coding sequence ATGTTTGAATCACGCGCCCATAGTCCGCGCGCTGCGCTGCTGATCGTCGTCGTCATGACGGCGCTGGCACGCACTGCGCCCGCCCAAGACCTGTTCCGGCTCCCCTCCGCGGATCAGGTTGCGCGCCGGCAGGAAGTCGTTCCGCCCGGCGCCGCGGTGCCCAGTGCTCCGCCCGCGGTGAACTTTCCCCCCAGCCCCAGTTCGATCATCAGTGGCGGTGCGCCGAGCAGCCCCGCTCCTGCAGGCAGCACAGCGCCTGGCGCCGCTGTGCCGAATGGCGTGTCGCCGTTTGCCGGTGCGGCAGGGCTTGAAGAATCGGTCGCGCTGGGCGAAGCGCCGCAGCGACCGCCAAGCCAAGGCGAAATCGGTCTCGCTTGGGGTCCGAGTAGCACGCTCCCCTGGTCGTGGCAATGGTTGCCGACCGGGTTGATGTATCGCTCGTACCTGGCGGGCGTGAAGGAACCAAGGCTGGGCACTGCCTGGCTCTCTGACAGCGCTATGGGACCGCACCATGACACGCGCCTGAACACGCCCTTTGTTGGCACGGTCTGGGATTCAACGCTCGGTGCCCGCGTCGGCATCTTGCGATACGGCACGCCCAATGCTTATCGCCCTGAAGGTTTTCAAGTCGATCTAACTGGCTCGGCACAGCCACGATTGAATCCGTACGGTGCCAGCACGCCGCTTCTGTCGTGCGATTACACCGTGGGTCTGCCGGTCACTTACGCACGTGGCAAGTGGCAATACAAGACGGGCTACAACCACCTCAGTTCGCACATGGGCGACGAGTTGATGATCAATAATCCAGCCTTCATCGCCCAGCGCATTAACTATGTGCGTGATTCGGTAATGTTGGGCATTGGCTGCTATGTGACCGACAGCCTGCGCGTGTTCGGCGAATTCGATTACGCCTTCGGAGCCGAAGATGGTGCCAGACCGGTCGAGTTGCAATGGGGCGTCGACTACAGCCCCGCGAAGCCTGGCGGTGCCCCGTTCTTTGCCGTATACGGCGACCAACGGCAAGAGCTTGGGTACGGCGGCTTCTTCGTCGTGCAGGCCGGCTGGCAATGGCGCGGCGGATTGGCGCTAAGCACCTTCCGCATCGGCATGCAGTACATCAACGGCAAGAGCTCCCAATGGGAGTTCTATAACGTCTTCGAACAGCGCATCGGCTGGGGCATCTGGTACGACTTCTAA
- a CDS encoding lactate racemase domain-containing protein, translating into MADYPKMFRVRQKFEAPTVKDVAAEVRKELSRLPLSDRLKPGQSVAITAGSRGISNIALIIKATVEHFQSLGAKPFIVPAMGSHGGGTAEGQRHIIEGYGITEEFCGCPIKASMETVIVCQTAEGFPVHFDRFAYEADHVVVVGRVKPHTDFVGDIESGLMKMMLIGLGKHEGAKIYHRAIQNYSFGQIVRSVGARVLENCRILAGLAILENAYDQTAKIAAVGSHEFEQREKELLVLARQWLPRLPFRVVDILFIDEIGKNISGAGMDTNVVGRKFQSHTAAPEEYPKVKRIVVRGLTEETSGNASGLGMAEFCTSRTLREMNVAFTRINCLTSGHVAAAMLPVDFETDREILNEALPTIGLTEPPDAKILWIANTLDVAEVECSQVFLEEARGRADLEILSDLREIPFDAEGNLPKSVHDVAELAGGHR; encoded by the coding sequence ATGGCCGACTATCCCAAGATGTTTCGGGTACGTCAAAAGTTCGAAGCCCCCACGGTCAAGGACGTGGCTGCCGAGGTTCGCAAGGAATTGTCGCGTTTGCCTCTGTCGGATCGACTCAAGCCGGGCCAGAGCGTCGCCATCACGGCCGGTAGCCGCGGCATCTCGAATATCGCACTGATCATCAAGGCCACGGTCGAGCATTTTCAATCGCTGGGAGCCAAGCCCTTTATCGTGCCTGCGATGGGGAGTCACGGCGGCGGCACGGCCGAAGGGCAGCGTCATATCATCGAAGGCTACGGCATCACCGAAGAATTCTGCGGCTGCCCGATCAAAGCCAGCATGGAGACAGTCATTGTCTGCCAGACGGCCGAGGGCTTTCCCGTGCATTTCGATCGCTTTGCCTATGAAGCCGATCACGTTGTCGTCGTCGGGCGCGTGAAGCCTCATACCGATTTCGTCGGTGACATCGAAAGCGGCCTGATGAAGATGATGCTCATCGGGCTGGGGAAGCACGAAGGAGCCAAGATCTATCACCGTGCGATCCAGAACTACAGCTTCGGGCAGATCGTTCGCAGCGTCGGCGCCCGCGTGCTAGAGAATTGCCGCATCCTGGCAGGGCTGGCCATCCTGGAAAACGCCTACGATCAAACGGCCAAGATCGCCGCCGTCGGGTCGCATGAATTCGAGCAACGCGAAAAGGAATTGCTTGTACTGGCCCGCCAATGGCTGCCACGACTGCCGTTCCGCGTAGTCGACATCCTGTTCATTGACGAAATCGGCAAGAACATTTCTGGCGCCGGCATGGACACCAACGTCGTCGGCCGCAAGTTTCAGTCACACACTGCGGCGCCCGAGGAGTATCCCAAGGTAAAGCGAATCGTGGTCCGCGGACTCACCGAAGAGACCAGCGGCAACGCGTCAGGCCTGGGCATGGCGGAGTTTTGCACCTCACGCACGCTGCGTGAAATGAATGTGGCATTCACGCGTATTAACTGCCTGACCAGCGGTCACGTCGCTGCAGCCATGCTGCCGGTCGATTTCGAAACGGATCGCGAGATCCTGAACGAAGCCTTACCGACCATCGGGCTGACCGAACCGCCCGACGCAAAGATTCTATGGATCGCCAACACGCTCGACGTGGCCGAAGTGGAATGCTCGCAGGTCTTCCTGGAAGAAGCCCGCGGTCGGGCTGACCTGGAAATCCTCAGCGATCTGCGCGAAATCCCCTTCGACGCCGAAGGGAACCTGCCGAAGTCGGTACACGACGTGGCAGAACTGGCCGGCGGACATCGGTAG
- a CDS encoding DegT/DnrJ/EryC1/StrS family aminotransferase: MHAASAGDQALPDPQTAGVPLIDMNRQYQPLAAQITEAVGRVLASGRFVLGPDCQALEKSIAAYAHVPHAIACASGSDAILLALMALDIGPGDEVILPSYTFFATASAVARLGAKPVFVDIDPATFNLDTSLIESVRTARTKAIMPVHLFGQCAEMDAILSIASKHNLTVVEDAAQAIGAEYKHRPAGSMGDVGCYSFYPTKNLGGPGDGGMLSTRRQDIADRLRLLHQHGMQPRYYHQLIGINSRLDSLQAAVLNVKLPHLDRWTAERQLHARRYHELFTAAGLANVLTLPVEAPERRHVWNQFVVRVPDGRRDALREHLQQHKIGAEIYYPVALHQQKCFAYLGYGPGSLPKTELATRETLALPIFPELTFPEQQFVVSKIAAFFGVGQQQRVPAPKFLKHAQGVEERSTRKQL, from the coding sequence ATGCATGCTGCTTCGGCCGGTGATCAAGCGTTGCCCGATCCACAGACGGCGGGCGTTCCCCTGATCGACATGAACCGGCAGTACCAGCCGCTGGCCGCACAGATTACCGAGGCTGTCGGTCGAGTGCTCGCCTCGGGCCGCTTCGTGCTGGGACCCGATTGCCAGGCGCTCGAGAAATCGATCGCCGCGTATGCTCACGTGCCGCACGCGATCGCCTGCGCGTCGGGGAGCGACGCCATTCTGCTGGCCTTGATGGCATTGGACATCGGCCCCGGCGATGAAGTCATTCTGCCGAGCTATACCTTCTTTGCTACGGCTTCGGCCGTGGCACGCTTGGGGGCCAAGCCTGTATTCGTTGACATTGATCCGGCCACGTTCAATCTCGACACGTCGCTGATCGAGAGCGTGCGAACGGCGCGTACCAAAGCGATTATGCCAGTGCATTTGTTCGGTCAGTGCGCCGAGATGGATGCGATTCTATCGATCGCCAGCAAACACAACCTAACGGTTGTCGAGGACGCTGCCCAAGCGATTGGCGCGGAATACAAGCACCGGCCGGCGGGCAGCATGGGCGACGTCGGCTGCTATAGCTTCTATCCTACGAAGAACCTCGGCGGTCCCGGCGACGGCGGCATGCTGTCGACGCGCCGCCAGGACATCGCCGATCGACTGCGGCTGTTGCACCAGCACGGCATGCAGCCGCGTTATTACCATCAACTGATCGGCATCAACAGCCGTCTTGATTCGCTGCAGGCGGCCGTGTTGAACGTCAAGCTGCCGCATCTCGATCGTTGGACCGCTGAACGGCAACTGCATGCACGGCGCTATCACGAGCTGTTCACCGCGGCTGGCCTGGCGAACGTGCTGACGTTGCCGGTCGAGGCGCCCGAACGTCGGCATGTATGGAATCAATTCGTAGTTCGCGTGCCTGATGGGCGCCGCGACGCGCTGCGTGAACATTTGCAGCAGCACAAAATCGGCGCCGAGATCTATTACCCCGTGGCGCTGCACCAACAAAAGTGCTTCGCGTACTTGGGATACGGACCGGGCAGCTTGCCGAAGACGGAATTGGCCACGCGCGAGACGTTGGCTCTACCGATCTTCCCCGAATTGACGTTCCCTGAACAGCAATTCGTCGTCAGCAAGATAGCGGCGTTCTTCGGCGTTGGCCAGCAGCAACGGGTGCCGGCACCGAAGTTTCTCAAGCACGCCCAAGGCGTGGAAGAACGCAGCACACGCAAGCAGCTCTAG
- a CDS encoding cold shock domain-containing protein yields the protein MASGTIKKLVHDKGFGFIQGSDGADVFFHHSSVSDRQFDNLSEGQSVEYTVDSNGGPKGKGPRAASVTPV from the coding sequence ATGGCGTCGGGTACGATCAAGAAGCTGGTGCATGACAAGGGATTCGGGTTCATTCAGGGCTCGGATGGGGCGGACGTTTTCTTCCACCATTCCAGCGTGTCGGATCGGCAATTCGACAACCTGTCTGAAGGACAGAGCGTCGAGTACACAGTTGATTCAAACGGCGGTCCCAAAGGCAAGGGTCCGCGCGCGGCTTCGGTCACGCCTGTCTAA
- a CDS encoding NAD(P)-binding protein: protein MSIRVSNIRLGIDESEQALPAHAARVLGLRPSDIRRWRILRKSLDARNKADLRFVYAAEVDVAADEAPLIARTARGRSGCTAELFSEAPFVLPPPGEAALDERPIVVGSGPAGLAAAYFLAAAGYRPLVIERGQPVSARVRDVQRFDDGGAFDPESNYLFGEGGAGTFSDGKLTCRASGPDVQRILQLFADCKGKPEILYEHRPHLGSNRLPAVVKAWRQSIIAAGGEIRFACRLEDLDLDGTRLRGIHTSSGYIRCPLLVLAIGHSARDTYEMLHARGVPMEQKPFQFGVRIEQPQEQVNRAQYGESRLEAQLGAADYSLVARGEVNLFSFCMCAGGQVIPSVSEPGYFCTNGMSLSRRASPFANSGMMVTLEPADFGSQHVLAGVALQRLYERRAFDEGRGEYACPIQWAGDFLAGRTSRGTISTSYTRALVPGDLTSLVPPTVLKALHAGLPALDHRWRGRFLANATLVAPEARGSSPVRFPRNEATLESTGVEGFYPIGEGAGYAGGIISAALDGLRVAKSIIARFAPLDRR from the coding sequence ATGTCCATTCGCGTTTCGAATATTCGTCTTGGCATCGACGAAAGCGAGCAGGCGCTACCGGCGCATGCCGCCCGCGTGCTCGGTCTGCGCCCGTCCGACATTCGCCGCTGGCGGATTTTGCGCAAAAGTCTCGACGCGCGCAATAAGGCCGATTTACGCTTCGTGTACGCGGCCGAGGTGGACGTTGCCGCGGACGAAGCGCCACTCATCGCGCGGACCGCTCGTGGCCGATCGGGTTGTACCGCCGAACTGTTCAGCGAAGCGCCGTTCGTGCTGCCGCCGCCGGGCGAAGCGGCGCTCGACGAGCGGCCGATCGTCGTCGGAAGCGGGCCGGCCGGCCTGGCGGCCGCGTATTTCTTAGCCGCGGCTGGCTACCGACCGTTGGTCATCGAGCGTGGTCAGCCCGTGTCGGCGCGCGTGCGCGACGTGCAGCGTTTCGATGACGGCGGTGCCTTCGATCCCGAGAGCAATTATCTGTTCGGCGAAGGGGGAGCCGGCACGTTCAGCGATGGCAAGCTGACCTGTCGCGCCAGCGGGCCGGATGTGCAGCGCATCTTGCAACTGTTTGCTGATTGCAAAGGAAAGCCCGAGATCCTTTACGAGCATCGCCCGCACTTGGGAAGTAATCGCCTGCCGGCCGTGGTGAAGGCGTGGCGGCAAAGCATCATTGCCGCGGGGGGCGAAATCCGCTTCGCGTGCCGGCTGGAGGATCTCGATCTTGATGGAACCCGGCTGCGTGGCATCCATACTTCATCCGGATACATACGTTGCCCGCTGTTGGTGCTGGCGATTGGCCATAGTGCCCGCGATACCTACGAGATGCTGCACGCTCGCGGTGTACCGATGGAGCAAAAGCCGTTTCAATTCGGCGTCCGCATCGAGCAGCCGCAGGAGCAGGTGAACCGCGCGCAATATGGCGAGTCGCGGTTAGAAGCCCAGCTTGGCGCGGCCGATTATAGCCTGGTGGCGCGCGGCGAGGTGAACCTGTTCAGCTTCTGCATGTGCGCCGGTGGGCAAGTAATTCCCAGCGTCTCGGAGCCCGGCTATTTTTGTACCAATGGCATGAGCCTGTCGCGGCGTGCGTCGCCGTTTGCCAACAGCGGCATGATGGTCACGCTCGAGCCGGCGGATTTTGGCTCGCAGCATGTGCTGGCCGGCGTGGCCTTGCAGCGCCTCTACGAGCGGCGTGCCTTCGACGAGGGGCGCGGTGAATATGCTTGCCCGATTCAATGGGCCGGAGACTTTTTGGCGGGCCGCACCAGTCGCGGCACAATCTCCACAAGCTACACCCGAGCGCTTGTGCCGGGCGATCTGACGTCGCTTGTGCCGCCGACGGTGCTGAAAGCCTTGCATGCCGGATTGCCGGCCTTGGATCATCGCTGGCGCGGGCGGTTCCTGGCCAACGCCACGCTTGTTGCGCCCGAGGCGCGTGGCAGTTCACCCGTCCGCTTTCCTCGCAACGAAGCAACGCTAGAAAGCACAGGCGTCGAGGGTTTCTATCCCATTGGCGAAGGGGCCGGCTATGCCGGCGGCATCATCAGCGCAGCACTCGACGGCCTGCGCGTGGCCAAGTCGATTATCGCGCGATTCGCGCCCCTGGACCGGCGATAG